A genome region from Pan troglodytes isolate AG18354 chromosome 3, NHGRI_mPanTro3-v2.0_pri, whole genome shotgun sequence includes the following:
- the LOC134809769 gene encoding uncharacterized protein LOC134809769, whose product MDTESKSGPLNIRKIHSGVQTSKPHSGHANTLRDTLAETERRQEDKKVHSGVQTSKPHSGHVNTLRDTLAETERRQEDTKIHSGVQTSKPHSGHANTLRDTLAETERRQEDTKVHSGVQTSKPHSGHANTLRDTLAETERRQEDTKVHSGVQTSKPHSGHANTLRDTLAETERRQEDTKVHSGVQTSKPHSGHANTLRDTLAETERRQEDTKIHSGVQTSKPHSGHANTLRDTLAETERRQEDTKVHSGVQTSKPHSGHVNTLRDTLAETERRQEDTKVHSGVQTSKPHSGHVNTLRDTLAETERRQEDTKIHSGVQTSKPHSGHANALRDTLAETERRQEDTKVHSGVQTSKPHSGHVNTLRDTLAETERRQEDTKVHSGVQTSKPHSGHANTLRDTLAETERRQEDTKIHSGVQTSKPHSGHANALRDTLAETERRQEDTKVHSGVQTSKPHSGHANALRDTLAETERRQEDTKVHSGVQTSKPHSGHANALRDTLAETERRQEDRKIHSGVQTSKPHSGHANALRDTLAETERRQ is encoded by the exons ATGGACACAGAGTCCAAGTCAGGCCCACTAAACATCCG GAAGATACACTCAGGAGTGCAGACATCAAAGCCACATTCTGGCCATGCAAACACACTCAGGGACACACTGGCTGAGACTGAGAGGAGACAGGAAGACAAGAAGGTACACTCAGGAGTGCAGACATCAAAGCCACATTCTGGCCATGTAAACACACTCAGGGACACACTGGCTGAGACTGAGAGGAGACAGGAAGACACGAAGATACACTCAGGAGTGCAGACATCAAAGCCACATTCTGGCCATGCAAACACACTCAGGGACACACTGGCTGAGACTGAGAGGAGACAGGAAGACACGAAGGTACACTCAGGAGTGCAGACATCAAAGCCACATTCTGGCCATGCAAACACACTCAGGGACACACTGGCTGAGACTGAGAGGAGACAGGAAGACACGAAGGTACACTCAGGAGTGCAGACATCAAAGCCACATTCTGGCCATGCAAACACACTCAGGGACACACTGGCTGAGACTGAGAGGAGACAGGAAGACACGAAGGTACACTCAGGAGTGCAGACATCAAAGCCACATTCTGGCCATGCAAACACACTCAGGGACACACTGGCTGAGACTGAGAGGAGACAGGAAGACACGAAGATACACTCAGGAGTGCAGACATCAAAGCCACATTCTGGCCATGCAAACACACTCAGGGACACACTGGCTGAGACTGAGAGGAGACAGGAAGACACGAAGGTACACTCAGGAGTGCAGACATCAAAGCCACATTCTGGCCATGTAAACACACTCAGGGACACACTGGCTGAGACTGAGAGGAGACAGGAAGACACGAAGGTACACTCAGGAGTGCAGACATCAAAGCCACATTCTGGCCATGTAAACACACTCAGGGACACACTGGCTGAGACTGAGAGGAGACAGGAAGACACGAAGATACACTCAGGAGTGCAGACATCAAAGCCACATTCTGGCCATGCAAACGCACTCAGGGACACACTGGCTGAGACTGAGAGGAGACAGGAAGACACGAAGGTACACTCAGGAGTGCAGACATCAAAGCCACATTCTGGCCATGTAAACACACTCAGGGACACACTGGCTGAGACTGAGAGGAGACAGGAAGACACGAAGGTACACTCAGGAGTGCAGACATCAAAGCCACATTCTGGCCATGCAAACACACTCAGGGACACACTGGCTGAGACTGAGAGGAGACAGGAAGACACGAAGATACACTCAGGAGTGCAGACATCAAAGCCACATTCTGGCCATGCAAACGCACTCAGGGACACACTGGCTGAGACTGAGAGGAGACAGGAAGACACGAAGGTACACTCAGGAGTGCAGACATCAAAGCCACATTCTGGCCATGCAAACGCACTCAGGGACACACTGGCTGAGACTGAGAGGAGACAGGAAGACACGAAGGTACACTCAGGAGTGCAGACATCAAAGCCACATTCTGGCCATGCAAACGCACTCAGGGACACACTGGCTGAGACTGAGAGGagacaggaagacaggaagatacaCTCAGGAGTGCAGACATCAAAGCCACATTCTGGCCATGCAAACGCACTCAGGGACACACTGGCTGAGACTGAGAGGAGACAGTAA